A single genomic interval of Peribacillus sp. FSL H8-0477 harbors:
- a CDS encoding PP2C family protein-serine/threonine phosphatase, producing the protein MIPNQYWQIGLSTHTGPVKKRNEDFYFIKQFEENGTTEFTMVAIADGMGGYDRGDAASQKAVSMLEEWWGNHLQRVLKKNHPLKNIMKEMKILLQKINKNLLQFEGKSGTTLSILVLYKGNYAVSHVGDSRIYQIKAGGVGFQNYFRSKQKSQVEEVLRLQNTEALDIEGEIIQLTDDHSWVGQEVKKGRLTKEEARNHKKRNVLTQCLGIKKDVMSWEQMGSYQSSDLFLLCSDGFYSMFSNEEITETLCGLEKEYTDLQTMADYLVKLANYSGTRDNITVLLLRNIFEKDEISEKKSSFFSFLKLNRGVN; encoded by the coding sequence ATGATTCCAAATCAATACTGGCAGATTGGCTTGTCTACTCATACTGGTCCGGTAAAAAAAAGGAATGAAGATTTTTATTTTATAAAACAATTCGAGGAAAATGGTACGACAGAATTTACGATGGTCGCTATTGCAGATGGAATGGGTGGTTATGATCGTGGAGATGCGGCTAGTCAAAAAGCCGTAAGCATGCTTGAAGAATGGTGGGGAAATCATCTTCAAAGAGTTTTGAAAAAAAATCATCCACTGAAAAATATAATGAAAGAAATGAAGATTTTACTGCAGAAAATCAATAAAAATTTACTTCAATTTGAGGGGAAATCGGGTACAACTCTATCAATCTTAGTTCTATATAAAGGAAATTATGCAGTTTCTCATGTTGGTGATAGTCGTATATATCAGATAAAAGCAGGAGGTGTAGGTTTTCAAAATTATTTTCGTTCTAAACAAAAATCACAGGTAGAAGAAGTATTGCGCCTACAGAATACTGAGGCGCTGGATATAGAAGGCGAGATTATACAACTAACAGACGACCACTCTTGGGTAGGACAGGAAGTTAAAAAAGGCCGACTCACAAAAGAGGAAGCAAGAAACCATAAAAAAAGGAATGTATTAACTCAATGTTTGGGGATTAAAAAAGATGTAATGTCATGGGAACAAATGGGAAGTTATCAGTCTAGTGATTTATTTTTGCTCTGCAGCGATGGTTTTTATTCTATGTTTTCAAATGAGGAAATAACGGAGACCCTTTGTGGTCTAGAAAAAGAATATACAGACTTACAGACTATGGCGGATTATCTTGTTAAGTTAGCGAACTATTCAGGAACACGTGACAATATTACAGTCTTGTTGCTGCGCAACATTTTTGAAAAGGATGAGATTAGCGAGAAAAAATCATCATTTTTT
- a CDS encoding DUF6382 domain-containing protein yields the protein MKSIVYDLGYDFQQKNGHYLMFNEKNGEQLTDEALIPLQVRMMQSNQIPNLLQLSIEEMDFNIKLYYDITSKRTLDAYLKVHTFTSYEFYQLFINILTTLEKSKLYMLDEHQYILKESFIYIGKEPQQLYLTYVPVKFFEKEKTTLDEIKELLLAVSQQIEGFQGSEKKHLVSYVKDPSFSVNGLKELLMNLQQLRPAPYMAPQQGYSQPDLHTHGQAEHRTVLEQSQPIHAQQQGQLQIMETDKIQPKQNKKTKKKEKEQPQSEQKNPKFYISIFAILLLVIVWKVYEIIPSQVMLYVSASLTAVITVSTIFFLFKRPRKQTEGVNEIKQKAVQEREVQEKPISTMNKESMPSYPYNMQAVSGDRTYTSNVFAPPEPTETESNIQPVFEIQNSVSSLSVSDTRMEVPAPIPFSTTKRRFVDTNLQFESDDTVLLEEENSSDEEKVTYSRPVLEVERNGDLEEIIINEDHFTIGRSTDSVNYMEDTVGVSRMHIELIRIEDSYGLKDLGSKNGSKLNGENIVPYKIYALNSGDVISLGKIDYHFKWE from the coding sequence ATGAAGTCAATAGTCTATGATTTAGGTTATGATTTCCAGCAAAAGAACGGACATTATTTAATGTTTAATGAAAAAAATGGAGAACAGCTAACGGATGAGGCGTTGATCCCTCTCCAAGTGAGGATGATGCAGTCAAATCAGATTCCAAACCTCCTTCAACTATCTATAGAAGAAATGGATTTCAATATAAAATTATATTATGATATTACATCGAAACGGACATTAGATGCTTATCTTAAAGTGCATACGTTTACTTCATATGAGTTTTATCAGCTTTTTATTAACATTTTGACTACATTAGAAAAGAGTAAATTGTATATGTTGGATGAACATCAATATATTTTAAAAGAATCGTTTATTTATATAGGTAAAGAACCACAGCAGCTTTATTTAACTTATGTACCAGTGAAATTTTTTGAAAAAGAAAAAACGACACTTGATGAAATTAAGGAACTCTTGCTTGCGGTCTCTCAACAAATTGAGGGTTTCCAAGGCAGTGAAAAGAAACATCTGGTTAGTTATGTAAAAGATCCTTCATTTAGCGTTAATGGATTAAAAGAGCTTTTAATGAATCTACAGCAGCTTCGACCTGCCCCATATATGGCTCCTCAACAGGGATATTCTCAACCAGACCTTCATACTCATGGACAAGCAGAACATCGGACTGTGCTGGAGCAGTCTCAGCCCATACATGCTCAACAACAAGGGCAATTACAAATAATGGAAACCGATAAGATTCAGCCTAAGCAAAATAAGAAAACGAAAAAGAAGGAAAAAGAGCAGCCACAGAGTGAACAGAAGAATCCTAAATTCTATATTTCAATCTTTGCTATTTTACTTTTAGTGATTGTATGGAAGGTTTATGAAATCATTCCTAGTCAGGTAATGTTATATGTTTCTGCCAGCTTAACGGCAGTAATCACAGTGAGTACAATTTTCTTTCTTTTTAAAAGACCGCGTAAGCAGACAGAAGGTGTAAACGAAATTAAGCAAAAGGCTGTACAGGAAAGAGAAGTACAAGAAAAACCTATCTCAACTATGAATAAAGAGTCAATGCCATCTTATCCATATAATATGCAGGCAGTCTCAGGGGACCGGACATACACTAGCAATGTATTCGCTCCACCCGAACCCACAGAGACTGAATCAAACATTCAGCCTGTCTTTGAAATTCAAAATTCAGTGAGCTCATTGTCTGTAAGTGATACTAGAATGGAAGTACCTGCACCTATACCTTTTAGTACAACTAAACGTAGATTTGTTGATACTAATTTGCAATTTGAGAGCGATGATACAGTGCTATTAGAAGAGGAGAATTCTAGTGATGAGGAAAAGGTTACTTACAGTCGCCCAGTATTAGAGGTTGAGAGAAATGGAGATCTAGAAGAGATTATCATTAATGAAGATCATTTTACCATTGGCCGCAGCACTGATTCAGTTAATTATATGGAGGACACAGTTGGAGTCTCAAGAATGCATATAGAACTAATTAGGATTGAGGATAGCTATGGATTAAAGGATTTGGGATCCAAAAATGGTTCTAAATTAAATGGTGAAAATATAGTTCCCTATAAAATTTATGCATTAAATAGTGGGGATGTAATATCCCTGGGTAAGATTGATTATCACTTTAAATGGGAGTAG
- a CDS encoding A24 family peptidase, which translates to MQLQISDYCLFGYLLIALYLDVRHSRLPNWFTLSGMVFGLMFHMIVSGVSGLVFSMLGLLAAGLIFLILYLFRAMGAGDVKLFAAIGAIVGVELVLYLMMYSIIFGGIIGIFILLFTRTFLRKMTAALFALIGSYLSRDFTDLENFKAEKGTRFPFMYAVIPAVITTYYYYTLY; encoded by the coding sequence TTGCAGCTGCAAATTTCTGATTATTGTTTATTTGGCTATTTACTTATTGCTTTATACCTTGATGTTCGACACAGCCGGCTTCCCAATTGGTTCACTCTTTCTGGGATGGTGTTTGGGCTGATGTTTCATATGATTGTAAGTGGAGTATCTGGACTTGTTTTTTCTATGCTTGGCTTACTGGCTGCCGGTTTAATTTTCCTCATCCTTTATTTATTTCGTGCGATGGGAGCAGGTGATGTCAAGCTGTTTGCTGCAATTGGTGCGATTGTTGGTGTTGAGTTGGTCCTTTATCTAATGATGTATTCCATAATTTTCGGAGGTATTATCGGAATTTTTATTTTATTGTTCACTAGAACTTTTTTAAGGAAAATGACAGCAGCCCTTTTTGCATTGATAGGCTCGTACCTTTCTAGGGATTTTACCGACCTTGAAAATTTTAAAGCTGAAAAAGGTACACGTTTTCCGTTTATGTATGCAGTAATTCCGGCAGTAATAACAACTTACTACTATTATACTCTGTATTAA
- a CDS encoding TadE/TadG family type IV pilus assembly protein, with protein MLKRFRRCEDGSLTLEAAMVMPFFLLFIVFMATIIRISIVDMALKKAASETAEVIATHVYPAVLMKDSGEAFIDSKIKNYTGDVLNLEQAKKIGNLVLSEFNIDITNILGSLAGSVLEKPAQNKFDASHHDGLAGKGKLKIEKVELPNSFGGGDAYIGIVVTYEMKIVAPFINKKIVLQKRAYERLWAGA; from the coding sequence GTGTTAAAAAGATTTCGAAGATGCGAGGATGGGAGTTTAACACTAGAAGCTGCAATGGTGATGCCTTTTTTTCTACTATTTATCGTGTTCATGGCAACCATCATTCGAATCTCTATCGTCGATATGGCTTTAAAGAAGGCAGCTAGTGAAACTGCAGAAGTGATTGCTACCCATGTCTACCCTGCAGTCTTGATGAAAGATTCAGGTGAGGCATTTATTGATTCGAAAATTAAGAATTACACAGGTGATGTTTTGAATCTGGAGCAAGCAAAGAAAATTGGGAACTTGGTTTTAAGTGAATTCAACATAGATATTACCAATATTCTCGGCTCACTCGCTGGATCTGTGCTGGAGAAGCCTGCACAGAATAAATTTGATGCCTCTCACCATGATGGATTAGCTGGCAAAGGAAAACTAAAAATAGAAAAAGTGGAGCTGCCAAACAGTTTTGGCGGCGGGGATGCGTATATCGGAATTGTAGTTACCTATGAAATGAAAATTGTGGCCCCATTTATCAATAAAAAAATTGTTTTGCAAAAAAGAGCCTATGAGCGTCTCTGGGCAGGAGCATAA
- a CDS encoding DUF4352 domain-containing protein, whose translation MKRLFTIIGLILMSLGVLGACSSSTENDKLETPSKSNDEKDNGEVSEKEDPSSEEKNSDQKSGGETDKETEKVSKKNAGTPKDQKNLKIGDTATIQNTLGKFEVTVNSIKKANEIDGEKPLQKYFFIVEMTVKNVGDTNINALDPINSLELTSDLKGQGMPNDSAFFDSIDELTGTLKPGESASGQAVFDGEEVEPYYLLVDRGLFGAGVIYNNAIWTFEKTETE comes from the coding sequence ATGAAGAGATTATTTACTATAATAGGGCTAATATTAATGAGTTTAGGGGTATTAGGGGCTTGTTCTTCAAGTACAGAAAACGACAAACTAGAAACTCCTTCAAAGTCGAATGATGAGAAAGATAATGGGGAAGTTTCTGAAAAGGAAGATCCCTCATCAGAAGAGAAGAATAGTGATCAAAAGTCAGGGGGAGAAACGGATAAAGAAACAGAGAAAGTTAGTAAGAAAAATGCTGGAACCCCTAAAGATCAAAAAAATCTTAAAATTGGTGATACTGCAACTATTCAAAATACGTTGGGTAAATTTGAAGTTACTGTCAATTCAATAAAAAAAGCTAATGAAATTGATGGTGAAAAACCTTTGCAAAAATACTTCTTTATTGTTGAAATGACAGTGAAAAATGTAGGTGATACAAATATAAATGCTCTAGATCCTATCAACAGTTTGGAGTTAACTAGTGATTTGAAAGGACAAGGAATGCCTAATGATTCAGCATTTTTTGATAGTATAGATGAACTTACAGGGACTCTAAAACCGGGAGAGTCTGCAAGTGGGCAAGCGGTTTTTGATGGTGAAGAAGTTGAACCTTATTATTTATTGGTAGATAGAGGGTTATTTGGAGCAGGTGTTATTTACAATAATGCAATTTGGACTTTTGAAAAGACTGAAACAGAATAA
- a CDS encoding DUF5702 domain-containing protein: MKWVKRGFHKFVIDENGAVTIYAIIITLLLFVFNAVLIDFIRIMAAERDADQAAKAAIRSTMSSYNQDVKSYGLFGFEGGQEGANDIFQKVFEENLKQEEGDYFRFVDTAPVDGQVTTTVDDGKMLSNKNTIEYQILEDMKYKAPMEIGKSLIEGFLSVSDAVKEVSALTDIIADISKNAKKRDEKLEEVKNKLKAAAGNANDLETLIKGDANSSFPKVNNVKDIVAQIDEYLDIVVPLEGDEEGEEEEENADKQKKAKDFEKNVAALTEKMNMKAEAVRDDLKDALKLLEEAEGFNTKIIDKIAENRDQAEQDYANAIEASRGAANPVSGAPGSGDLANMREKITDFVMEESFFIDLKEKINQAITAAEGDNGLVPYIKNFESFTSSSRLKDASRSLLTTQSQNLSSRQTKTKGFVDEALAMIEGVETNRDEATKEEEEKAEDELDKAIDDLDKVINEAKAVMGDQTAYDELKALLSKYKGAIEASKSEFNKENPDDFAKDAMSIVDMIFKSIGDILINSRDKAYINEYILNHFKSHDFSKSGAEAGLLENNQVEYITYGLHSSGANYAAAMTELFAFRFAINLLDAFSKPGTLAGPYAWAFALSTAIIKTAEDMRTIQLGKPIRFFGKLRFQTSYRDYLRLFLFMHDEGSKIPRTMAVIEHSTKSDLTKLPTYISGEVTASVKLWFLPSVTGLLGKTAVLKGTVVNNRYYINEKVNYSY, encoded by the coding sequence ATGAAATGGGTAAAAAGAGGCTTTCATAAATTTGTTATCGATGAAAATGGAGCAGTCACTATCTATGCAATCATTATTACCCTTCTCCTTTTTGTTTTTAATGCTGTATTAATTGATTTTATTCGAATAATGGCAGCTGAACGAGATGCAGACCAGGCGGCGAAAGCAGCGATACGATCTACTATGTCTTCCTACAATCAGGATGTTAAATCTTATGGATTATTTGGTTTTGAAGGCGGCCAAGAAGGGGCCAATGATATTTTTCAAAAGGTGTTTGAGGAAAACCTGAAGCAAGAAGAAGGAGATTATTTTCGTTTTGTTGATACAGCACCAGTCGATGGGCAAGTTACGACTACTGTAGACGATGGTAAAATGCTTTCAAATAAAAACACGATTGAGTATCAGATCCTTGAAGATATGAAATACAAGGCCCCTATGGAAATCGGAAAGTCACTTATAGAAGGATTTCTCTCCGTTTCTGATGCTGTTAAGGAAGTTTCTGCTCTTACAGATATCATAGCCGATATCAGCAAAAATGCGAAAAAGCGGGACGAAAAATTAGAAGAGGTGAAAAATAAGCTCAAGGCTGCAGCTGGAAATGCAAATGATTTAGAAACCCTCATCAAAGGCGATGCAAACTCTTCCTTTCCCAAAGTAAATAATGTCAAGGACATTGTTGCTCAAATTGATGAATATCTTGATATTGTTGTCCCACTTGAAGGAGATGAGGAAGGAGAAGAGGAAGAAGAGAACGCTGACAAGCAAAAAAAAGCGAAAGATTTCGAGAAAAATGTCGCAGCTCTTACAGAAAAAATGAATATGAAGGCCGAAGCAGTAAGAGATGATTTAAAGGATGCACTGAAACTTCTGGAAGAGGCTGAGGGTTTTAATACGAAAATTATTGATAAAATAGCAGAAAATCGTGATCAAGCTGAACAGGATTATGCCAATGCAATCGAAGCGTCACGTGGAGCGGCGAATCCAGTTTCAGGTGCTCCTGGGTCTGGTGATTTAGCTAATATGAGAGAAAAAATTACTGACTTTGTCATGGAGGAATCATTTTTTATTGATTTGAAAGAGAAAATTAATCAGGCTATTACTGCTGCAGAGGGTGATAATGGGTTAGTACCATACATAAAAAACTTTGAGTCTTTTACGAGTAGTTCAAGACTAAAGGACGCATCAAGGAGTTTATTGACAACACAATCGCAAAATTTGAGCAGCAGACAGACGAAGACAAAAGGGTTTGTTGATGAGGCGTTAGCCATGATTGAGGGAGTAGAAACTAATAGAGATGAAGCGACCAAAGAAGAAGAAGAAAAAGCAGAAGATGAGCTGGACAAGGCTATCGATGATTTGGACAAAGTGATAAATGAAGCAAAGGCAGTAATGGGCGATCAGACAGCCTATGATGAGCTCAAAGCTTTATTAAGCAAATATAAAGGAGCAATCGAAGCAAGTAAAAGTGAATTCAATAAAGAAAATCCAGATGATTTTGCTAAGGATGCAATGAGTATTGTTGACATGATTTTTAAGTCTATTGGTGATATCTTAATCAATTCTCGTGATAAAGCGTACATTAACGAATATATTCTAAATCATTTTAAAAGCCATGATTTTTCAAAAAGCGGAGCAGAAGCGGGATTACTCGAGAATAATCAAGTTGAGTATATTACGTATGGCTTACATTCATCAGGAGCCAATTATGCGGCGGCCATGACAGAACTATTTGCGTTTCGGTTTGCTATTAATCTCTTGGATGCATTTTCTAAACCTGGAACCCTAGCTGGTCCGTATGCATGGGCATTTGCATTATCAACTGCTATTATAAAAACTGCTGAGGATATGAGGACAATTCAACTGGGAAAACCAATAAGGTTTTTTGGGAAATTAAGATTTCAGACTAGTTATAGAGATTACCTTCGATTATTTTTGTTCATGCATGATGAAGGAAGCAAGATACCCCGTACAATGGCGGTAATTGAACACAGTACGAAATCTGACTTAACAAAACTTCCTACATATATCTCAGGGGAAGTAACTGCTTCTGTAAAGTTATGGTTTTTACCAAGCGTAACTGGATTATTAGGAAAAACTGCTGTACTAAAAGGAACGGTGGTAAACAACCGTTATTATATTAACGAAAAAGTAAATTATTCTTATTAA
- a CDS encoding TadE/TadG family type IV pilus assembly protein: MERYQKRTVKTFIKSDSGNFTIEASMIFPMILIITMSLIFFSLVIYYKSILQFEANRIADNVAFVWSNSSKDVKTGAFSQYTTDNGDGLYWRLTSNSILSKFELDFGGEDPLIGKKLHSELVTNIPGGVTGEVRYSNGLISNKGLNSIVVSLKQPLYLPPTVEKLFGMNIMQAQASRAVTEPVEFIRNTDFVIYLSKETLEYKGYITQFKSKKK, translated from the coding sequence GTGGAAAGATATCAGAAAAGAACAGTTAAAACATTCATTAAAAGTGATTCTGGTAATTTCACCATAGAAGCTTCGATGATTTTCCCAATGATTCTGATCATCACGATGAGTCTTATCTTCTTTAGTCTAGTCATCTACTATAAATCCATTCTTCAATTTGAAGCAAATCGAATTGCGGATAATGTAGCATTTGTCTGGAGTAATAGTTCTAAGGATGTTAAGACGGGAGCATTTAGTCAATATACTACTGATAATGGAGATGGGTTATATTGGCGCTTGACGAGTAACAGTATTCTATCCAAGTTCGAATTAGACTTTGGAGGAGAGGATCCTTTGATCGGTAAAAAACTTCATTCTGAGTTGGTTACTAACATACCGGGGGGGGTTACTGGGGAGGTTCGCTATTCAAATGGGTTAATAAGTAATAAAGGATTGAATAGTATTGTTGTCTCCCTGAAGCAGCCTTTGTATCTTCCACCAACCGTTGAGAAATTATTTGGGATGAATATCATGCAGGCACAAGCTAGCCGGGCTGTAACAGAGCCAGTGGAATTTATTAGAAATACTGATTTTGTTATTTATTTATCTAAAGAAACACTCGAATACAAAGGGTACATTACACAATTTAAAAGTAAAAAAAAATAG
- a CDS encoding Flp1 family type IVb pilin, with product MKQFSSWLSKFWNDEEGLQTLEMMLIIAVIVVIALAFREKITSWVTSLLNFGDGKVTQFQGE from the coding sequence ATGAAACAATTTTCTAGTTGGTTATCAAAATTTTGGAATGACGAAGAAGGTTTACAAACACTTGAAATGATGTTAATTATTGCTGTTATTGTCGTAATTGCTTTAGCATTTAGAGAAAAAATCACGAGTTGGGTTACTAGTCTATTAAATTTTGGTGATGGAAAAGTTACACAATTCCAAGGCGAATAA
- a CDS encoding type II secretion system F family protein: MAIYGVLVLALIVVYFILSVVSRNKYDDFITEMNGQYSLLFMAPVSLYIMNKWLIMERFHTQVSNIQQKMIGLHGSREALKHTRMFIAQLISIVLVCFLGSFLIALLSSGDHVMFLAGCIFTFIIPVIMINQLSNKEKDRKNKILLELPELVNKIILLVNAGETVQQAIVRCVEMKGENDSPLYAELKVTVNKLTSNEPFGHVMNEFSKKCGIQEVSLFTTTVLLNYRKGGQDLIISLRELSTVLWEKRKSISRTKGEEASSKLVFPLILIFIAMMIIVGYPAISIL, encoded by the coding sequence ATGGCTATATATGGGGTATTGGTGCTGGCGCTTATTGTTGTATATTTTATTCTTTCAGTTGTTTCTCGAAACAAATACGATGACTTTATAACTGAAATGAACGGGCAATATTCCTTACTATTTATGGCTCCAGTGTCTCTTTATATTATGAATAAATGGTTGATCATGGAGCGGTTTCATACTCAGGTCTCTAATATACAACAGAAGATGATTGGTTTACATGGAAGCAGAGAAGCCTTGAAACATACGCGCATGTTTATCGCTCAACTCATTTCTATTGTACTAGTTTGCTTTCTTGGATCATTTCTGATTGCCTTACTCTCTTCAGGCGACCATGTTATGTTCTTAGCAGGCTGTATATTTACATTTATCATTCCAGTGATTATGATCAACCAATTATCGAATAAGGAAAAAGATCGAAAGAATAAGATCCTCCTTGAGCTGCCTGAATTGGTGAATAAAATTATCCTTCTCGTTAATGCAGGAGAAACAGTTCAACAAGCGATTGTCCGCTGTGTTGAGATGAAAGGTGAAAATGACTCACCTTTATACGCAGAACTAAAGGTGACAGTGAATAAACTTACCAGCAATGAACCTTTCGGACATGTCATGAATGAATTTAGCAAAAAATGCGGAATACAGGAAGTGTCTCTATTTACTACTACGGTCCTGCTTAACTACCGAAAAGGCGGTCAGGATCTAATAATTTCACTTCGAGAATTATCAACAGTCCTATGGGAAAAAAGGAAAAGTATTTCCAGAACCAAGGGGGAAGAAGCCTCATCGAAGCTCGTATTTCCACTAATCTTGATTTTTATTGCCATGATGATTATTGTAGGTTATCCGGCAATATCAATATTATAA
- a CDS encoding type II secretion system F family protein, producing MNQDMLILLLLPVIFGIYFFINYKKKEAEKKAIVEGQPAATIETSFAKKAREIKEETAKKRIRNVDKHLIDYSEYHLTVKEFTLYAAIAMIALFLLGMLFYENMVIAFVLSSLGLLFPKMRKHSLLFQRKDKLSVQFKEAIASLSSSLAAGRSIENSFREVVFDLKMLYPDPNTHIIREFEIINRRVENGETIERAIRDFANRSDLEDIMNFADVFITCKRTGGNLVEVIRRTADIIGEKVEIQQEVQIMIAQKKFESRILTVMPIGMIALLKYSSGDYLAPLYNWSNLGPIIMTVCLGLLVLSYWLSQRIMNIKV from the coding sequence ATGAATCAAGACATGTTGATCCTGCTCTTGCTCCCTGTAATATTTGGAATTTACTTCTTTATAAACTATAAAAAGAAAGAAGCTGAAAAGAAAGCGATAGTGGAAGGTCAGCCAGCTGCAACTATCGAAACAAGTTTTGCAAAAAAAGCGAGAGAAATTAAGGAAGAAACTGCAAAGAAACGAATTAGAAATGTAGATAAACACTTGATAGATTATTCTGAGTATCACTTGACAGTTAAAGAATTTACTCTTTATGCAGCAATTGCGATGATTGCGTTATTCCTATTAGGTATGCTTTTCTATGAAAATATGGTTATTGCTTTCGTTTTGAGTAGTCTAGGACTTCTGTTCCCTAAAATGAGGAAACATTCATTACTTTTTCAGCGAAAGGATAAACTTTCGGTCCAGTTTAAAGAGGCCATTGCCTCTCTATCTTCCTCACTTGCTGCGGGACGTTCGATTGAAAATAGTTTTAGAGAAGTTGTCTTCGACCTCAAAATGCTTTATCCGGACCCTAACACGCATATTATACGTGAATTTGAAATCATCAATCGCAGGGTGGAAAATGGTGAAACAATTGAGAGAGCAATTCGGGATTTTGCAAATCGTTCAGATCTTGAGGACATTATGAATTTTGCTGATGTGTTTATTACCTGTAAACGAACAGGTGGTAATTTAGTTGAAGTCATTAGAAGAACAGCTGACATAATTGGAGAAAAGGTCGAGATACAGCAAGAGGTCCAAATTATGATTGCCCAAAAGAAATTTGAATCAAGGATCCTGACAGTCATGCCTATCGGAATGATCGCTTTGTTAAAATACTCATCAGGTGATTATTTAGCTCCTCTCTATAACTGGTCCAACTTAGGGCCAATTATAATGACCGTATGTCTTGGATTACTTGTACTCTCATATTGGCTGAGCCAAAGAATTATGAATATTAAGGTGTGA
- a CDS encoding CpaF family protein, with protein MIDEKIVKDIIQSLRETLDLMHSIPNDELMEYIEAAVFDYSHTNKLNSAQMHWLVDRIFNAFRGYDVLQPLIDDKSITEIMVNSHEEIFIERNGEVSKVDIFFESQQKLEDIIQSIVSKVDRVVNESTPIVDARLHDGSRVNVVLPPISLKGPAITIRKFPERPLTIEDLVEKGAITNEAAEFLRDLVEAKYNIFIGGGTGSGKTTFLNVLSNFIPRDERILTIEDSAELQIKNVPNLVSLETRNANTEGRGEIGIRDLIKTSLRMRPNRIIVGEVRGAEALDMLQAMNTGHDGSLSTGHANSTTDMLSRLETMVLSGASLPVQVIRQQISSAIDIMVHLSRLRDHSRKIVSISELIGIENGEIQINPLFEFIEEGEDADGKIIGQLLPTKNKLQSITKLKMAGIYDK; from the coding sequence TTGATTGATGAAAAAATTGTAAAGGACATCATCCAGTCATTGAGAGAAACACTAGACCTCATGCATTCCATACCTAATGATGAACTAATGGAATATATTGAGGCAGCGGTTTTTGACTATTCACATACAAATAAACTTAACTCAGCACAGATGCATTGGCTCGTAGATAGGATTTTCAATGCTTTCCGGGGGTATGACGTGTTACAGCCGCTTATTGATGATAAGTCAATCACCGAAATTATGGTGAACAGCCATGAAGAAATTTTTATTGAAAGAAATGGGGAAGTCTCTAAGGTCGACATTTTTTTTGAAAGTCAACAAAAGTTAGAGGATATTATTCAATCAATTGTTTCGAAAGTAGATCGGGTGGTCAATGAATCAACGCCAATCGTCGATGCAAGGCTGCACGATGGTTCAAGGGTGAACGTTGTTCTTCCACCGATTTCGCTGAAAGGTCCTGCCATTACAATACGGAAGTTTCCCGAAAGACCTCTTACAATTGAAGATTTAGTTGAAAAAGGAGCTATCACCAATGAAGCAGCCGAATTCTTAAGGGATCTAGTGGAAGCCAAATATAACATATTTATCGGTGGTGGAACTGGTTCAGGTAAAACCACATTTTTGAACGTTTTATCAAATTTTATTCCGAGGGATGAAAGGATACTAACGATTGAAGATTCTGCTGAATTACAAATTAAGAATGTACCAAATCTAGTTAGTTTGGAAACAAGAAATGCTAATACAGAGGGCCGCGGGGAAATTGGTATTCGTGATTTAATCAAGACTTCTCTACGCATGCGCCCAAACCGAATAATCGTTGGTGAGGTTCGGGGAGCGGAAGCACTTGATATGCTGCAGGCTATGAATACAGGGCATGATGGATCATTATCAACAGGTCATGCTAATTCAACAACAGATATGCTTAGTCGTTTAGAAACAATGGTGTTGAGCGGGGCGAGTCTTCCCGTGCAGGTCATTCGTCAGCAAATCAGCTCTGCTATTGATATTATGGTTCATTTATCCAGACTAAGGGATCATTCGAGAAAAATTGTCTCAATCAGTGAGCTGATAGGAATAGAAAATGGTGAAATACAAATCAATCCTCTTTTTGAATTTATTGAGGAAGGGGAAGATGCTGATGGCAAAATTATCGGTCAGCTTCTGCCTACAAAAAATAAACTGCAATCAATTACTAAATTGAAAATGGCTGGGATCTACGACAAATAA